One part of the Bacillota bacterium genome encodes these proteins:
- a CDS encoding UbiA family prenyltransferase: protein MFKEFFRLGRPINALAGCIAVILSGYLAGPDSWWPVIMATITVLLITVSTNAWNDYLDIEIDRINKPDRPLPAGTISPRGALMFSAIGSVLSLITAIFINPPAFLIAVIANILLYIYSWKLKCSVLWGNVTVATIVGLCFIFGGVA, encoded by the coding sequence TTGTTTAAAGAATTCTTCAGGCTGGGAAGACCGATTAATGCCCTGGCGGGCTGCATTGCAGTCATTCTAAGCGGTTACTTGGCCGGACCGGACTCATGGTGGCCGGTTATCATGGCTACCATTACGGTGCTTCTAATTACTGTTTCCACAAATGCCTGGAACGATTATCTCGATATTGAAATAGACCGGATCAATAAACCGGACCGTCCTTTGCCTGCCGGAACGATCAGTCCGCGCGGAGCGCTTATGTTTTCAGCAATCGGATCGGTTCTCTCTCTGATCACTGCCATCTTCATTAATCCGCCGGCGTTTTTGATCGCTGTCATCGCCAACATATTGCTCTACATATATTCCTGGAAGTTGAAGTGCAGTGTGCTCTGGGGCAACGTTACAGTCGCGACCATTGTCGGACTCTGTTTTATTTTCGGCGGGGTAGC